The Mesorhizobium sp. M1D.F.Ca.ET.043.01.1.1 genome contains a region encoding:
- a CDS encoding SDR family oxidoreductase — MSYLDRLFSVAGKTALVTGAATGIGRMVATGLVRAGATVMIASRKGEDCVRVASELNALGGAGRAEGFAGDVSSEAGITALVAEVKVRTDRLHILVNNAGISWGAPLEEFPYHAWGKVFGVNVTAVFHLTRELLPLLDAAASDEDPARVINLGSVMGTQPLADDAYSYTASKAAVHHLTRTLAIEFAARRITVNAFAPGPFQSRMTAFATATEEQAKHVGNHVPLGRIGVADDIAGATLYLCSRAGSYVTGAILPIDGGQSVQHGMTLFKE, encoded by the coding sequence ATGAGCTATCTCGACAGGCTGTTCTCGGTCGCCGGCAAGACCGCGCTGGTGACCGGCGCCGCGACCGGCATCGGCCGCATGGTCGCGACCGGACTGGTGCGGGCGGGCGCCACCGTGATGATCGCCTCGCGCAAGGGCGAAGACTGCGTGCGCGTCGCCAGCGAGCTCAACGCGCTGGGCGGCGCCGGGCGGGCCGAAGGGTTTGCCGGCGACGTGTCCAGCGAGGCGGGCATCACCGCCTTGGTCGCCGAGGTCAAGGTGCGCACCGACCGGCTGCACATCCTGGTCAACAATGCCGGCATTTCCTGGGGCGCGCCGCTGGAGGAGTTTCCCTATCACGCCTGGGGCAAGGTGTTCGGCGTCAACGTCACCGCCGTCTTCCACCTGACCCGCGAGCTTTTGCCGCTGCTCGACGCCGCCGCAAGCGACGAGGACCCGGCCCGCGTGATCAATCTTGGCTCGGTGATGGGCACCCAGCCGCTGGCCGACGATGCCTATTCATACACCGCCTCCAAGGCCGCGGTGCATCACCTGACACGCACGCTGGCAATCGAATTCGCCGCCCGCCGCATTACCGTCAACGCCTTTGCCCCCGGCCCCTTCCAGAGCCGGATGACGGCCTTTGCCACCGCCACGGAGGAGCAGGCGAAACATGTCGGTAACCATGTTCCGCTCGGCCGTATCGGCGTGGCGGATGACATTGCCGGCGCAACGCTCTATTTGTGCAGCCGTGCCGGAAGCTATGTCACCGGCGCCATCCTGCCGATCGACGGCGGCCAGTCGGTGCAGCACGGGATGACATTGTTCAAGGAATGA